Within Lactobacillus amylovorus DSM 20531, the genomic segment TTTTTTATCATGGTTAAAGCTGCCTCACGTTCATCCATTTTTTGTCTAGGTTGGATAACCATGTCTAAATATAATTTATTCAAGACATCATAAAGAGCGTTTACATGGATCTGGCAATATATCTGATCATTTTTGCCTTTAAAAATATTCTCTGATTTAGGATTAAACGGCTGATCAAAATCAGATCCATCAATCGCGACAACTAAGTATTGATTATCTAATAATTGCAGTGCATTATTTGCCCGGCTAAGTTCTAACATAATTTCTTTAAAGCATTCAGGCTTTAATTTAGCCTTTTGTTGTTCAAAAGCCGAAGCAGTCATTCTAGAATTTATGTCAGGAAAAGCATGAAAAATTTCCGAATTCAGGCTGCCAGCTCCCATGTTAAGAATTAACTTAATCAAATCAGTGGAATTGAGCTTACGACAGCGAGTAAAAGCTTGATCAGATACAGAGAAATCGTGAATGTTGTCAGCGATTTTATTGATAATACTATCCATCAGTTTTAAAATATTTGAGTGAAGGGATTTCATAAGAGGCACAGCTTTCTATGAAAGACCAGATAATATGACGAAAGTGAGCAGAAGGGCAAATAAACTTTGCTCACTTTTTATTTTAAAAAGAAAAAGACCGAATCAAAATGATTCGATCTTTAAAGACTGTCGATATAATGTCAATGTCTTAACTTAATGACATTGCTCAATTGAGGTAAGCTTTTTTAGTTACATTTTACTTTCAACATATTCCTTAAGCACAACTGCTTGATTATGTTCCCTATTTTTAGCACCATAAAGAAACAGAACATCACCAGACTTTAACTTATCCTTTACTGTCTCAATAAATTCAGGCGTAAAGTCATTTTCATCCAATTCCTTGATGTACTTTTCTTTAAATTCGGGAAATTTTTCATCTTCATGGTTAAACCATTTTCTTAATTCGTTTGTTGGGCCAATCTGCTTATCCCATTCACCCAAGTCTGCCTTAACTTTACTCATACCACGTGGCCACATCCGATCAACTAAAATTCGGTAGCCTTCGGGTTGTTCATGATCATAAATTCGTACTAATTTAATTTCTGTCATTTGAAATTCCTCGCTTCTTTGTTTTAGTGTATTACTAAAAGCAAAAATTAGAAACAACGAGGCACTTTATGGATTACGTAGAATATTTTACTAACCGTCCCACTGACGAAATCACCCGCGATTTAATTGGACGACCACTCACTTTTAATAATGGAACAGAAAAACTTGGCGGCTATATCGTAGAGGCCGAAGCTTACATAGGAAAACTCGACCGTGCTGCCCACTCTTACGGTGGTCGCCGCAGTCCCTCTAACGAAGGCCTTTATCGCACTGGCGGCACCATTTATATTTATGCTCAACGGCAATACTTTTTCTTCGATGTTGCCTGCCAAGAAGAAAATGAACCACAAGGAGTTTTGATTCGCGCAATTGATCCTGTTTGGGGCATTGATACTATGGTTAAAAACAGAAATGGTAAAAGCGGAGTTCTCCTCACCAACGGTCCTGCTAAAATGATGCAAGCTTTTGGTATCCACGATAAAAACTGGAATCTACATTTTCTTTCAGATTCGCCATTTATCATCGATTTAGACGATAATCATAAACGTATTGCCCAGAAAATAATCGCAGATAAACGCGTCGGGATTAATCAATCTGATCCTGTCTGGGCTAACAAAAAATTACGTTTTTACGTTGCTGG encodes:
- a CDS encoding transposase, which codes for MKSLHSNILKLMDSIINKIADNIHDFSVSDQAFTRCRKLNSTDLIKLILNMGAGSLNSEIFHAFPDINSRMTASAFEQQKAKLKPECFKEIMLELSRANNALQLLDNQYLVVAIDGSDFDQPFNPKSENIFKGKNDQIYCQIHVNALYDVLNKLYLDMVIQPRQKMDEREAALTMIKKLAQQEKDFLVLMDRGYISFNLIENCNRLKHCHYVMRSKSGDGAFKEIVAMSNHEYDIDLSCRVTSSHYYVTHKDTEKFLHLILHKKHHYKAVRSKNTRDQRWDF
- a CDS encoding DNA-3-methyladenine glycosylase codes for the protein MDYVEYFTNRPTDEITRDLIGRPLTFNNGTEKLGGYIVEAEAYIGKLDRAAHSYGGRRSPSNEGLYRTGGTIYIYAQRQYFFFDVACQEENEPQGVLIRAIDPVWGIDTMVKNRNGKSGVLLTNGPAKMMQAFGIHDKNWNLHFLSDSPFIIDLDDNHKRIAQKIIADKRVGINQSDPVWANKKLRFYVAGNPYVSDMKKRDCAYSNVWT
- a CDS encoding DUF488 domain-containing protein; this encodes MTEIKLVRIYDHEQPEGYRILVDRMWPRGMSKVKADLGEWDKQIGPTNELRKWFNHEDEKFPEFKEKYIKELDENDFTPEFIETVKDKLKSGDVLFLYGAKNREHNQAVVLKEYVESKM